A single Kryptolebias marmoratus isolate JLee-2015 linkage group LG16, ASM164957v2, whole genome shotgun sequence DNA region contains:
- the tomm40 gene encoding mitochondrial import receptor subunit TOM40 homolog produces MGSVLAAASPSPAPAAAGGGQGVPGLVSVPPGFTMPSVSSVPPSESGQQSADADSSLQNPGTYEECHRKCKEVFPLQMEGVRLVVNKGLSNHFQVSHTITLSTLGDSGYRFGATYVGSKQTGPAESFPVMVGDMDNTGSLNAQIIHQLTNALRSKIAIQTQQHKFVNWQCDMEYRGRDFTTAVTLGNPDVLVGSGIVVAHYLQSITPALVLGGELVYHRRPGEEGTVTSLLGRYTGDNFVATLTLGGAGAHATYYHKANDQLQVGVEFEAGTRMQDTTTSFGYQLDLPKANLLFKGTVDSNWVVGATLEKKLVPLPLTLALGAFLNHRKNKFQCGFGVTIG; encoded by the exons ATGGGCAGTGTGTTAGCTGCTGCCTCACCCAGCCCAgccccagctgcagctggaggtggTCAGGGGGTTCCAGGTTTGGTGTCGGTCCCTCCTGGGTTCACTATGCCCTCAGTGTCTTCCGTCCCTCCGTCTGAATCTGGACAGCAGTCAGCAGATGCAGATTCCTCGCTCCAAAACCCAGGCACATATGAGGAGTGCCATCGGAAATGTAAAG agGTGTTCCCTCTCCAGATGGAAGGGGTACGGTTAGTGGTTAACAAAGGTCTAAGTAACCACTTCCAGGTCAGCCATACTATTACCCTCAGCACCCTGGGTGATTCTGGATATCGATTTGGTGCCACATATGTTGGCAGTAAACAAACTGGACCAGCAGAG TCATTTCCAGTCATGGTTGGGGACATGGACAACACTGGCAGTCTAAATGCACAGATCATCCATCAGCTCACAAATGCTTTACGCTCCAAAATAGCCATTCAG ACTCAGCAGCATAAGTTTGTGAACTGGCAGTGTGACATGGAATATCGTGGTCGGGACTTCACCACAGCTGTGACACTGGGAAATCCAGATGTACTCGTTGGATCTG GTATTGTAGTTGCCCACTATCTCCAGTCGATCACACCAGCACTGGTTCTGGGCGGTGAGCTGGTGTATCACAGAAGACCAGGAGAGGAAGGAACTGTCACCTCCCTCTTGGGCAGGTACACAG gtGACAACTTTGTTGCAACTTTAACTTTGGGAGGAGCAGGAGCTCATGCAACATACTATCACAAAGCAAATGACCAG TTACAGGTAGGAGTTGAATTTGAAGCCGGCACAAGAATGCAGGACACTACAACATCCTTTGGTTATCAGCTGGACCTTCCCAAAGctaatttgctttttaaag GTACAGTTGACAGTAATTGGGTGGTTGGGGCAACCCTTGAAAAGAAACTGGTTCCACTCCCTCTCACGCTGGCCCTGGGGGCTTTCCTCAATCATCGCAAAAACAAGTTCCAGTGTGGCTTTGGGGTCACTATTGGCTAG
- the LOC108235371 gene encoding meprin A subunit beta-like, with protein MKALRQPHNLQRSVYIADGIQWTSPVPYVFNESLELNAIGVILRAFDSFRVKSCIDFVPRISEEYYISVQKLNGCFSDIGKSEANEQVLSIGKHCDFVHIVEHEFLHALGFFHEQSRYDRDDYVTIVTENIQEDYKDNFEVLSRENSSTQGTPYDYWSVMHYSKYEFSIGNGSTIITKDPKFQNVIGQTLGMSPLDALELNLFYKCNSTIAFKMYCGFTNGTMCEMNRCSQSGNGWKIVTQVHGGPSSDHTNLPSGNNNNSQETGYFMHASTASGLEGDSARLETQRMDLRRECNAQCLQFYYYHSGNKSDELNIWIREFQDGQDPTGTLRLMGHITGPPTSHWKLQHVSLNATKQFQVVFEARKGAENSTGGFSVDDISLSETECPHVTLQIDEFEKLFNSTSDIKTIIYSPRQYSKEGYAYRAAASINKTFVGLYVQLVSGDSDNELEWPCLQRQITLQMLDQTPNFQLQMSKQRSFTTSQNQATSNGTVYWTNPRETGEQIVDENEGLIYVGPLVGLHKFTSLEEMQLRDFLKGGSAIFTFNFQDLTPLANGSTLPCPQLKPVNATQLAKHLDESPCPSWTLSTTVPPQTTVKSLAPEMAASPALTFLLVLKLLEL; from the exons ATGAAAGCTTTAAGGCaa CCACATAACCTACAAAGAAGTGTCTACATCGCTGATGGCATACAATGGACTTCCCCTGTTCCTTATGTCTTTAATGAAAGCCTTG AGTTGAATGCTATAGGAGTCATCCTGAGAGCATTTGACAGTTTCAGAGTGAAGTCATGCATTGACTTCGTGCCAAGAATCTCTGAGGAATATTACATCTCTGTCCAGAAGTTAAATGG atgtttttcagatattgGAAAATCAGAAGCCAATGAACAAGTCCTCTCCATCGGAAAACACTGTGATTTTGTTCACATTGTAGAACACGAGTTTCTCCATGCCCTCGGCTTCTTCCACGAACAATCCAGATATGACAGAGACGATTATGTGACtattgtgacagaaaacatccaagaaG ACTATAAGGACAATTTTGAAGTTCTGAGTCGTGAAAACAGCAGCACTCAGGGAACCCCATATGACTACTGGTCAGTGATGCACTACAGCAAATATGAATTCAGCATTGGCAATGGTTCAACAATTATCACCAAAGACCCAAAATTCCAGAATGTGATTGGTCAAACCCTGGGTATGAGTCCTCTTGATGCTCTGGAACTGAACCTCTTTTACAAATGCA attcAACCATTGCCTTTAAGATGTATTGTGGTTTTACGAATGGCACCATGTGTGAAATGAACCGCTGTTCTCAGAGTGGCAATGGCTGGAAAATCGTAACGCAAGTTCATGGGGGCCCGAGCTCTGACCACACCAACCTACCCAGTGGAAATAACAATAATA GTCAGGAAACAGGATACTTCATGCACGCCAGCACAGCTTCCGGTCTGGAGGGAGACTCTGCACGACTTGAGACCCAGAGAATGGATCTACGACGGGAGTGTAATGCCCAGTGTCTGCAGTTCTACTACTATCACAGTGGGAACAAGTCAGATGAACTTAACATCTGGATCAGAGAGTTTCAAGATGGACAGGATCCCACAGGAACTCTCAGACTCATGGGACACATCACTG GCCCACCAACGTCTCACTGGAAGCTTCAACACGTTTCTTTGAATGCCACCAAGCAATTCCAGGTGGTGTTTGAGGCTCGGAAAGGAGCAGAGAACTCTACAGGAGGCTTCTCAGTTGATGATATCAGTCTGTCTGAGACAGAGTGTCCACATGTAACCCTGCAGATTGATGAGTTTGAGAAACTTTTTAACTCTACTAgtgacattaaaacaattatataCAGCCCACGACAGTACTCAAAAGAAGGCTATGCTTATAGAGCAGCAGCTAGTATCAACAAGACTTTTGTTGGACTGTATGTGCAACTAGTGTCTGGTGACAGTGACAATGAGCTGGAGTGGCCCTGTCTACAAAGACAAATAACCCTCCAAATGCTGGATCAAACCCCCAATTTCCAGCTGCAGATGTCAAAGCAACGAAGTTTCACCACTAGCCAAAATCAGGCGACCTCAAACG gtactgTTTACTGGACCAATCCTCGTGAGACCGGAGAGCAAATTGTAGATGAGAACGAGGGATTAATCTACGTGGGACCTCTTGTTGGTTTACACAAGTTTACATCTTTGGAAGAGATGCAGTTAAGAGATTTCCTTAAAGGAGGAAGTGCCATTTTTACCTTTAACTTTCAAG ATCTAACTCCTCTAGCTAATGGAAGTACTTTACCATGTCCTCAACTGAAACCAGTGAATGCTACACAACTAGCCAAACATCTGGATGAGAGCCCATGCCCATCATG GACTTTATCCACCACTGTACCTCCTCAAACAACAGTGAAAAG CTTGGCTCCTGAGATGGCGGCGTCTCCTGCCCTCACCTTTCTGCTCGTGCTGAAGCTTCTGGAGCTTTGA